From a single Pseudalkalibacillus hwajinpoensis genomic region:
- a CDS encoding nucleotide sugar dehydrogenase — MKESLLNKFESGNARVGVIGLGYVGLPLAVEMAQKGFEVYGIDVSTEKMDILNKGKSYVMDISDEQVEAIIGKNFFPGDDFSVLSKLDAVSICVPTPLAKTKEPDVSYINAVVEQLVEYMTEGTLVILESTTYPGTTEELIKAVIEEQTSFRAGEDFFLCFSPERVDPGNKQFNTKNTPKVLGGSTKPCLELGVALYSSFLENIVPVSSTSVAEMVKLLENTFRSVNIGLVNELTMMCDRMGINAWEVIDAAATKPFGYMPFYPGPGIGGHCIPLDPAYLSWKAKMFNFYNRFIELASDVNGNMPRYALNQAADILNDNEKSIKGSKIFILGMAYKKDIDDLRESPALEIYRLLEDKGAHVYYHDPFVSSFKNGDEVVYSVELNDQNLDDADLVVIATNHTTVDYDYVINRSKLIYDTRNVTKNYKDSEGKVTLLGGQQNFDLPTNVEENSSVSPK, encoded by the coding sequence ATGAAGGAATCTTTGTTAAATAAGTTTGAGTCAGGTAATGCACGTGTTGGAGTAATTGGACTAGGATATGTAGGCCTTCCGCTTGCTGTGGAAATGGCACAAAAAGGTTTTGAAGTATATGGAATCGACGTATCTACAGAAAAAATGGACATTCTAAATAAGGGGAAGAGTTATGTCATGGACATCTCTGATGAGCAGGTGGAAGCCATCATCGGAAAGAACTTTTTCCCTGGAGACGACTTCTCAGTACTCTCGAAGCTAGATGCTGTGAGTATTTGTGTTCCGACACCACTTGCTAAAACGAAAGAGCCAGATGTTTCATATATCAATGCTGTGGTTGAACAGTTAGTTGAGTATATGACTGAAGGAACACTTGTTATTCTAGAAAGTACAACCTACCCTGGTACCACAGAGGAGTTAATTAAAGCTGTTATTGAAGAACAGACTTCTTTCCGTGCGGGTGAAGATTTCTTCCTATGCTTCTCACCTGAGCGTGTCGATCCGGGTAACAAGCAATTTAATACGAAAAACACACCAAAAGTACTTGGTGGTTCAACAAAACCATGTCTTGAACTTGGTGTTGCTCTTTACAGCTCGTTCCTTGAGAATATCGTTCCAGTTAGCTCAACAAGCGTTGCAGAAATGGTTAAGCTTCTTGAAAACACGTTCCGTAGTGTAAACATCGGACTAGTGAATGAGCTAACTATGATGTGTGATCGCATGGGCATTAATGCATGGGAAGTGATTGATGCTGCTGCTACGAAGCCGTTTGGTTACATGCCTTTCTACCCTGGACCAGGAATTGGCGGACATTGTATTCCACTTGATCCAGCTTATCTTTCATGGAAAGCTAAAATGTTTAACTTCTACAACCGATTTATTGAACTGGCAAGTGATGTGAATGGTAACATGCCACGCTACGCACTTAACCAGGCTGCTGATATCCTAAATGATAATGAAAAATCAATTAAAGGATCAAAAATCTTTATCCTTGGTATGGCTTATAAGAAAGACATTGATGATCTTCGTGAATCTCCTGCACTTGAAATTTACCGCCTTCTTGAAGATAAAGGAGCTCATGTGTACTACCATGATCCGTTTGTTTCAAGCTTTAAGAATGGTGATGAAGTAGTTTACTCCGTTGAATTGAACGATCAGAATCTAGATGATGCGGATTTAGTTGTTATCGCAACGAATCACACAACTGTTGATTATGATTATGTAATTAACCGTTCGAAGCTCATTTATGACACTCGTAACGTGACGAAGAACTACAAAGATTCGGAAGGTAAAGTAACGCTATTAGGCGGACAACAGAACTTTGATTTACCTACGAATGTTGAAGAAAACTCAAGTGTTAGTCCAAAGTAA
- a CDS encoding glycosyltransferase: MMLKRKILVPIAFNNWALTDVNDNRLTKEWIDHRMGIFMKYTCKSLKAQTNQDFTTILQYDQRSEEHVLNALKQHDPLPENIKFVPKNAYNKTLEREIQDYDEVYFARIDSDDMYHKGYFEFLKNHQPAEGTEALINQYGYFYDEYSDKVATAKIQSPPFYTLIYNVAEYLEGKRHPVKGHLSVHSLNHELLEPRNYVQVIHSNNMSTSFENRYIDGLIEDENEKNQILQNFWG; encoded by the coding sequence ATGATGTTGAAACGTAAGATTTTAGTGCCAATTGCCTTCAATAACTGGGCGTTAACAGATGTAAATGACAACCGTTTGACGAAGGAATGGATTGACCATCGCATGGGTATTTTTATGAAATATACGTGTAAGAGTCTTAAAGCACAAACGAATCAAGATTTCACGACAATTCTTCAATACGACCAACGTTCAGAAGAACACGTTTTGAACGCTCTAAAACAACACGATCCGCTTCCAGAGAATATTAAATTTGTGCCGAAAAATGCTTACAACAAAACGCTGGAGCGCGAAATCCAGGACTATGATGAAGTGTATTTTGCACGAATTGATTCAGATGATATGTATCATAAAGGTTACTTTGAATTTCTGAAGAATCATCAGCCAGCTGAAGGTACTGAAGCGCTTATCAATCAGTACGGGTACTTCTATGATGAATATTCAGATAAAGTAGCGACTGCTAAGATTCAATCGCCTCCATTCTACACATTAATCTATAATGTGGCTGAATATTTAGAAGGCAAGCGTCATCCTGTTAAAGGACATCTTTCCGTTCATAGTTTAAATCATGAGCTGTTAGAGCCGAGAAACTACGTTCAGGTTATTCATTCCAACAATATGTCTACATCGTTCGAAAATAGATATATTGATGGGCTGATCGAAGATGAAAATGAGAAAAACCAGATCCTTCAGAATTTCTGGGGTTAA
- a CDS encoding glycosyltransferase translates to MKFDVSPFYTENIEVSINEGSLNNKLISHGKKANSLLVLSGNGDTQSSLKLASLDKHVVELVRFDEELQGKSNMYRSLPRELQEKLTLQKANFYNSEELSPYKSEMVVLEGSFTTRFFEEAFLHTIHANLSDELNGTLAVKLPMDAEVTEDISEVVLCLNQFFIAKSMGFEDNYFYFLGEPRTILPEERIKQEVTSDLLAAVLKLEKAIPKLGVSEVSVKKTEPEFDEEAIAKAVANQRLDQAIQHQFKINELNEQVKKLSIDVRKKDKQLARVTQRYNRAQHIVNHMDSNASARYLIGDAVMGARTFGRAIRLPKRLLKIYRDAKSGKLGRIKNGSGSFDIEPIDNGNAILFVPTNGAGLGHLTRLLAIARRVKRIDPSKKIIFHTTSSAMHLILQEGFLGYHLPSKMLFPKEMSAKQWNAMLRDHLETVISIHQPETIVFDGAFPYAGLVASMRKKDGLRKIWVKRGQHKEGKAELVETKENEFDEVYVPGEAGGENSMRKEGIKTYCEPVLYLDREELKDRESVRRQWNIPEGMKMVYVQLGAGKINDIHSTISILLNELLKREDVFVVIGESIIGNRMDLKMDRVLTLRDYPNSIYFNAFDLIVTATGYNTFHEVMYFGVPSILIPNENTKTDDQVARGMIAGNAGAAIVLRDPGASDFEKAIEEALDEENNRNMRKNALSLVKENGAQQMAEMIVQNVVVEN, encoded by the coding sequence ATGAAATTTGATGTTAGCCCATTTTATACAGAAAATATTGAGGTTTCTATTAATGAGGGAAGCTTGAATAACAAACTGATCTCACATGGAAAAAAAGCGAATTCTCTTCTTGTTCTTTCTGGAAATGGGGACACACAATCTTCGTTGAAACTTGCAAGCCTCGACAAGCACGTCGTCGAGCTTGTTCGATTTGATGAAGAGCTGCAAGGAAAAAGTAACATGTATCGTTCGCTTCCGCGAGAGCTACAGGAGAAGTTAACTCTTCAAAAAGCAAACTTCTATAACTCGGAAGAACTTTCTCCTTATAAATCTGAAATGGTTGTACTTGAGGGCTCTTTCACAACGCGATTCTTTGAAGAAGCTTTTCTGCACACCATTCATGCGAATCTTTCAGATGAGCTGAATGGTACGCTTGCAGTTAAGTTACCAATGGATGCTGAAGTGACAGAAGATATTTCTGAAGTCGTATTATGTTTGAATCAATTCTTCATTGCCAAGTCAATGGGGTTTGAAGATAACTACTTCTATTTCCTGGGTGAACCGCGGACTATACTTCCTGAAGAGCGTATTAAGCAAGAAGTCACGAGTGATTTGCTTGCAGCTGTTCTTAAGCTCGAAAAAGCAATTCCAAAATTAGGTGTGAGCGAAGTCTCAGTAAAGAAGACCGAACCTGAGTTTGATGAAGAAGCAATCGCTAAAGCTGTTGCCAATCAACGCCTCGACCAAGCTATTCAGCATCAATTTAAAATCAATGAGCTAAACGAGCAGGTCAAAAAGTTATCAATTGATGTACGAAAAAAGGATAAGCAGCTTGCTCGAGTTACTCAGAGATACAATCGTGCACAGCACATTGTTAATCACATGGATTCGAATGCATCTGCAAGGTATTTGATTGGTGATGCTGTTATGGGAGCAAGAACATTTGGTCGCGCCATTCGTCTTCCAAAGCGTCTTCTTAAGATTTATCGTGATGCAAAGAGTGGGAAGCTAGGTCGTATTAAGAACGGTTCTGGTTCGTTCGACATTGAGCCAATTGATAACGGTAATGCGATTCTATTTGTTCCAACAAATGGAGCAGGACTTGGTCACTTAACCCGTCTTCTTGCGATTGCACGACGTGTAAAGCGAATTGATCCTTCTAAGAAGATTATTTTCCATACAACGAGCTCGGCGATGCATTTGATTCTTCAAGAAGGTTTCCTTGGGTATCATTTACCATCGAAAATGCTTTTCCCTAAAGAAATGAGTGCCAAGCAATGGAACGCAATGTTGCGTGATCACCTAGAAACGGTGATCAGTATTCACCAACCTGAAACGATTGTTTTCGATGGTGCATTCCCATATGCCGGCCTTGTTGCCTCTATGCGTAAAAAGGATGGCTTAAGAAAAATCTGGGTGAAGCGTGGTCAGCATAAAGAAGGAAAAGCTGAACTCGTTGAAACGAAGGAAAATGAGTTTGACGAGGTTTACGTACCAGGTGAAGCCGGTGGTGAGAACAGCATGAGAAAAGAAGGTATTAAAACATACTGTGAACCAGTGCTTTATCTTGATCGAGAAGAGCTAAAAGATCGTGAAAGCGTTCGTCGTCAATGGAATATCCCAGAAGGTATGAAAATGGTTTACGTACAGCTTGGTGCAGGTAAAATCAACGACATTCATTCTACAATTTCCATTTTGTTAAATGAACTTCTTAAAAGAGAAGACGTTTTCGTTGTTATTGGTGAGTCGATTATCGGTAACCGCATGGATTTAAAAATGGATCGAGTGCTTACCTTAAGGGATTATCCTAACTCGATTTACTTTAATGCATTCGATTTGATTGTAACTGCTACCGGGTATAATACGTTCCACGAGGTCATGTACTTCGGTGTGCCATCCATCTTAATACCAAATGAGAACACGAAGACAGACGATCAAGTAGCAAGAGGGATGATTGCAGGGAACGCAGGTGCTGCAATCGTATTGAGAGATCCTGGAGCTAGCGATTTTGAAAAAGCGATTGAAGAAGCTCTTGATGAAGAGAACAACCGTAACATGAGAAAAAATGCTTTATCTCTTGTGAAAGAGAACGGAGCTCAGCAAATGGCTGAAATGATTGTTCAAAACGTAGTAGTAGAAAATTAG
- a CDS encoding nucleotide sugar dehydrogenase: protein MKLVVMGLGYIGLPTAVMFAKHGVQVHGVDVNEQVVETLQNKSLHIEEPGLGEMLVEAIESGNLTFGTKPVSADGFIIAVPTPVNPDKSANLNYVRSATEMINPFLEKGNLVVLESTSPPGTTLKVMAPILESTGLKVGEDLLVAYSPERVLPGKLLEELVNNNRIVGGVNEQSSIMTEKVYKIFVKGIIHQTDATTAEMVKLMENTYRDVNIALSNELARIAENVGCDIWKAVELANCHPRVNIHSPGPGVGGHCIAVDPWFLVEASPEDATLIKTARSINDGVPEIIANQVKQQLEGIEKPKVAVLGLAYKGNIGDARESPSLTILQHLKDMGISCSVHDPYVIDKRIDHQFETVEETVKDADCLLVLTDHNEYKDLDLEKLVPLMRHAMMYDTKNMINKKQAEDAGFQYEKVGKSQINTNLLHL, encoded by the coding sequence ATGAAACTTGTCGTAATGGGTCTCGGATATATAGGCTTGCCAACCGCGGTTATGTTCGCAAAGCATGGCGTTCAAGTACATGGCGTCGATGTCAATGAGCAAGTTGTTGAAACGCTACAAAATAAATCGCTTCACATCGAAGAGCCCGGACTGGGTGAAATGCTAGTAGAAGCGATCGAATCAGGTAACTTAACGTTTGGAACAAAACCTGTTTCAGCAGACGGTTTTATTATTGCCGTGCCTACACCTGTCAATCCTGATAAAAGCGCGAATTTAAATTACGTTCGTTCTGCTACAGAGATGATTAATCCATTTCTTGAAAAAGGGAACCTTGTCGTACTTGAGTCGACAAGCCCTCCCGGAACTACTTTAAAGGTAATGGCGCCAATACTTGAGTCAACCGGACTAAAAGTAGGAGAAGATTTACTTGTTGCTTATTCTCCAGAGCGCGTTTTACCTGGGAAGCTCCTTGAAGAATTGGTTAATAACAACAGAATCGTAGGCGGAGTGAACGAACAATCAAGTATCATGACAGAGAAGGTTTACAAAATCTTTGTAAAAGGTATTATTCACCAGACTGATGCAACCACTGCTGAAATGGTAAAATTAATGGAAAACACGTACAGGGACGTAAATATTGCTCTTTCAAATGAGCTAGCAAGGATTGCAGAGAATGTCGGATGCGATATCTGGAAAGCTGTTGAGCTTGCCAATTGCCATCCGAGGGTTAATATCCATTCTCCAGGTCCAGGAGTAGGTGGGCATTGTATTGCAGTCGATCCGTGGTTTCTTGTTGAAGCAAGTCCTGAAGATGCTACACTTATCAAAACGGCACGGTCTATCAATGACGGTGTACCCGAAATTATTGCGAATCAAGTTAAACAGCAGCTTGAAGGAATTGAGAAACCAAAGGTAGCCGTTCTTGGCCTTGCATATAAAGGAAATATTGGTGATGCACGTGAGAGTCCATCTCTTACGATTCTGCAACATCTTAAGGACATGGGTATTTCCTGTTCCGTGCATGATCCATATGTCATAGATAAACGGATTGATCATCAGTTCGAGACGGTTGAAGAGACCGTGAAAGATGCAGATTGTCTTCTTGTGCTGACAGATCATAATGAATACAAGGATTTAGATTTAGAGAAACTCGTCCCTCTCATGCGTCATGCTATGATGTATGATACAAAGAACATGATAAATAAAAAGCAGGCAGAAGATGCTGGCTTTCAATATGAAAAAGTGGGTAAATCCCAGATCAACACGAATTTATTACATTTATAA